The Opisthocomus hoazin isolate bOpiHoa1 chromosome 30, bOpiHoa1.hap1, whole genome shotgun sequence genome has a window encoding:
- the POGZ gene encoding pogo transposable element with ZNF domain isoform X4, with protein MADTDLFMECEEEELEPWQKISDVIEDSVVEDYNSIDKTATAGNPLVQQSGQPLILTQNPTSGLGTMVTQPVLRPVQIMQNANHVTNSPVTSQPIFITTQGFPVRNVRPVQNTMNQVGIVLNVQQGQTVRPITLVPAPGTQFVKPTVGVPQVFSQMAQVRPGTTMPVRPTTNTFTTVIPATLTIRSTVPQSQAQQQMSIASFVTVKRPGVTGENSNEVAKLVNTVNTVPSLGQSPGPLVVSNSSPVHGSQRSSVSESSSSSSLKVSSSPIPTFDLQDGGRKVCPRCDAQFRVTEALRGHMCYCCPEMVEFLKKRKSLESEPNIQSAKPPSPEKTTAVASPPSSTPIPTLSPPAKAPEPNENMVDSSQSKLIMLVDDFYYGRDGGKVSQLLNFPKVPTSFRCPHCTKRLKNNIRFMNHMKHHVELDQQNGEVDVHTICQHCYRQFSTPFQLQCHLENVHSPYESTTKCKICEWAFESEPMFLQHMKDTHKPGEMPYVCQVCQYRSSLYSEVDSHFRMIHEDTRHLLCPYCLKVFKNGNAFQQHFMRHQKKSVYHCNKCRLQFLFAKDKIEHKLQHHKTFRKPKQLEGLKPGTKVTIRASRGQPRTVLVSSNDMPQGTGQETTPLSSSTDPQPIFLYPPVQRNVQKRAVKKMSVLGRQTCLECSFEIPDFPNHFPTYVHCSLCRYSTCCSRAYANHMINNHVPRKSPKYLALFKNYTACGVKLSCSSCLFVTSEGDVMAKHLVFNPSHEFSNIIFQGPSWISHSRHIQPEDRSMKDTCPTYSPSKAATVKTKSVFPGNDDLEPELAPAAYSRPLVCQEEECFNIDAQEDEEPAKEPEPASKKEQLSVKKLRVVLFALCCNTEQAAEHFRNPQRRIRRWLRRFQAFQEENLASLSEGKYLSLEAEEKLAEWVLTQREQQLPVNEETLFQKATKIGRSLEGGFKISYEWAVRFMLRHNLSTHTRRAVAHPLPKDVEDNASCFIEFVQRQIHTQDLPLSMIAAIDEISLFLDVEVLSSDDRKENALQTVGTGEPWCDVVLTILADGSVLPTLVFYRGRVQQPANVPESIMLEAKENGYSDDEVMELWSSRVWQKHTECQNSKGMLVLDCHRTHLSEEVLSLLSASSTLPAVVPAGCSSKIQPLDVCIKRTVKNFLHKKWKEQAKEMADSTCDSDILLQLVLCWLAEALEVIGDSPELVQQSFLVASVLPGPDGTANSPTRNADMQEELIASLEEQLKLSDAQHEEPAAEAQDRSPAEESADPEILHQLFEGESETESFYGFEDADLDLMEI; from the exons CTGGCAATCCTCTTGTTCAGCAAAGTGGACAGCCGCTAATCCTTACCCAGAACCCGACCTCGGGTCTGGGCACAATGGTGACTCAGCCAGTGTTACGACCTGTACAGATCATGCAGAATGCCAACCATGTCACCAATTCACCGGTGACCAGCCAGCCCATCTTCATAACCACCCAG GGGTTTCCCGTGAGGAATGTGCGGCCTGTACAAAACACAATGAACCAGGTTGGAATTGTTCTGAATGTACAGCAAGGGCAAACCGTTAGACCCATCACCCTCGTCCCAG CCCCAGGTACCCAGTTTGTTAAACCAACAGTTGGAGTTCCTCAGGTGTTCTCTCAAATGGCCCAGGTGAGACCAGGTACAACCATGCCGGTCCGACCCACCACCAACACTTTCACTACGGTCATTCCGGCCACGCTAACCATCAGGAGCACTGTACCACAGTCCCAGGCACAACAGCAAA TGAGTATCGCAAGCTTTGTGACTGTCAAGAGACCTGGAGTGACTGGTGAGAACAGCAACGAGGTTGCTAAGCTAGTGAATACCGTGAACACCGTTCCCTCGTTAGGGCAGAGCCCTGGCCCGCTGGTGGTTTCCAACAGCAGCCCTGTGCATGGTTCCCAGAGATCTAGTGTTTCAGAGTCgtcgtcatcatcatcattaaAAG tcagttcatctcCTATTCCCACGTTTGATTTGCAAGATGGTGGCAGGAAGGTCTGCCCAAGATGTGATGCTCAGTTCCGAGTCACTGAAGCTTTAAGAGGACATATGTGT tACTGCTGCCCTGAAATGGTTGAATTcctcaagaaaagaaaatctctaGAATCTGAACCAAATATTCAGTCTGCAAAGCCTCCGTCTCCAGAAAAAACTACAGCTGTTGCTTCACCACCCTCTTCTACTCCTATCCCTACACTGTCCCCACCTGCTAAAGCTCCAGAGCCGAATGAAAACATGGTTGACTCATCCCAAAGCAAGCTCATTATGTTAGTAGATGATTTCTACTATGGCAGAGATGGTGGCAAAGTGAGCCAGCTACTGAACTTCCCCAAGGTTCCAACTTCCTTCAGGTGTCCACACTGCACCAAGAGGCTAAAGAACAACATACG ATTCATGAACCACATGAAGCACCACGTTGAACTGGATCAGCAGAATGGAGAGGTGGATGTCCACACCATCTGTCAGCATTGCTACAGACAGTTCTCCACTCCGTTTCAGCTACAGTGTCACTTGGAGAATGTCCACAGCCCCTATGAGTCAACGA CAAAGTGCAAGATTTGCGAATGGGCATTCGAGAGTGAGCCAATGTTCCTGCAGCACATGAAGGACACGCACAAGCCGGGGGAGATGCCCTATGTTTGCCAG GTCTGTCAGTATCGTTCATCGCTCTATTCTGAGGTGGACAGCCATTTCCGAATGATCCACGAAGACACGCGGCACCTGCTCTGTCCTTACTGTCTCAAAGTCTTTAAGAACGGCAACGCTTTCCAGCAGCACTTCATGAGGCATCAG AAGAAGAGTGTTTATCACTGCAACAAGTGTAGACTGCAGTTCCTATTTGCCAAGGATAAAATTGAACACAAGCTGCAGCACCACAAAACTTTCCGAAAGCCCAAACAATTAGAAGGATTGAAACCTGGAACCAAG GTTACAAtcagggcatctagaggacagcCACGGACGGTGCTGGTGTCTTCAAATGACATGCCGCAGGGCACGGGGCAGGAAACCACTCCGCTGTCATCTTCTACCGATCCCCAGCCCATCTTCCTGTATCCGCCTGTCCAGAGGAATGTCCAGAAGAGAGCGGTCAAAAAAAT GAGTGTCTTGGGCAGGCAGACGTGTCTGGAGTGCAGCTTCGAAATCCCCGACTTCCCCAACCACTTTCCCACCTACGTGCACTGTTCGCTGTGTCGCTACAGCACGTGCTGCTCCAGAGCTTACGCCAACCACATGATCAA CAACCATGTTCCTCGGAAGAGTCCCAAATACTTGGCTTTGTTTAAAAACTATACTGCCTG tgGTGTGAAGCTGTCCTGTTCCTCTTGCCTCTTTGTAACGTCTGAGGGTGATGTGATGGCCAAACATCTGGTCTTCAATCCGTCACACGAGTTTAGTAACATTATTTTCCAAG GGCCTTCTTGGATATCACATTCCAG GCACATTCAGCCCGAGGACAGAAGCATGAAGGACACGTGCCCCACCTATTCCCCAAGCAAAGCTGCTACTGTGAAAACAAAGTCTGTGTTTCCCGGGAACGACGACCTGGAGCCTGAGCTGGCACCGGCAGCCTACAGCCGGCCGCTGGTCTGCCAGGAGGAAGAGTGCTTCAACATTGATGCGCAGGAAGACGAGGAGCCAGCAAAGGAGCCCGAGCCTGCCAGCAAAAAGGAGCAGCTGTCGGTGAAAAAGCTGCGAGTTGTACTGTTCGCTTTGTGCTGCAACacggagcaggcagcagagcacttCCGAAATCCTCAGAGGCGGATCAGGCGCTGGCTGCGAAGGTTCCAAGCTTTCCAAGAAGAGAACTTGGCATCCCTGTCCGAGGGCAAGTACCTCAGCCTGGAGGCTGAAGAGAAGCTAGCGGAGTGGGTCCTCACGcagagagagcagcagctgcccgtgAACGAGGAGACCCTCTTCCAGAAAGCCACCAAGATTGGCCGGTCCCTTGAAGGTGGCTTCAAGATCTCCTACGAGTGGGCGGTGAGGTTCATGCTGCGGCACAACCTCAGCACGCATACGCGAAGGGCGGTGGCTCACCCTCTCCCCAAAGACGTAGAGGACAACGCCAGTTGCTTCATCGAGTTCGTGCAGCGGCAGATCCACACCCAAGACCTGCCTCTCTCCATGATCGCGGCCATCGATGAGATCTCGCTCTTCCTCGACGTGGAGGTGCTGAGCAGCGATGACAGGAAGGAGAACGCTCTGCAGACGGTGGGAACGGGGGAGCCCTGGTGCGACGTCGTCCTCACGATCCTCGCCGACGGAAGCGTTCTCCCGACGCTGGTCTTCTACAGGGGTCGTGTACAGCAGCCCGCCAACGTGCCGGAATCTATCATGCTGGAAGCGAAGGAGAACGGGTACAGCGACGACGAAGTCATGGAGCTGTGGTCGTCCCGAGTGTGGCAGAAGCACACGGAGTGCCAGAACAGCAAGGGCATGCTGGTGCTGGATTGTCACCGAACACACCTCTCGGAGGAGGTACTTTCCTTGCTGAGTGCGTCCAGCACTCTGCCGGCTGTggtccctgctggctgcagctccaaAATCCAGCCCCTGGATGTTTGTATAAAAAGGactgtgaaaaatttcttgcATAAAAAGTGGAAAGAGCAGGCCAAGGAAATGGCGGACTCCACGTGCGACTCGGacattcttctccagctggttTTGTGCTGGCTGGCAGAGGCCCTGGAGGTCATCGGTGACTCTCCTGAACTGGTGCAGCAGTCCTTCCTGGTGGCCAGCGTGCTGCCCGGCCCGGACGGCACGGCCAACTCGCCCACGCGCAACGCCGACATGCAGGAGGAGCTGATTGCCTCtctggaggagcagctgaagctgaGCGACGCGCAGCACGAGGAGCCGGCGGCCGAGGCCCAGGATCGGAGCCCGGCCGAGGAGTCCGCAGACCCCGAAATCCTCCATCAGCTCTTCGAAGGGGAGAGTGAGACTGAATCGTTTTACGGCTTCGAAGACGCGGATTTGGATCTGATGGAAATCTGA
- the POGZ gene encoding pogo transposable element with ZNF domain isoform X5, producing the protein MVTQPVLRPVQIMQNANHVTNSPVTSQPIFITTQGFPVRNVRPVQNTMNQVGIVLNVQQGQTVRPITLVPAPGTQFVKPTVGVPQVFSQMAQVRPGTTMPVRPTTNTFTTVIPATLTIRSTVPQSQAQQQSKSTPSTSTTPTPTQPTALGQLTVQQPGQSSQATNPKLVSIASFVTVKRPGVTGENSNEVAKLVNTVNTVPSLGQSPGPLVVSNSSPVHGSQRSSVSESSSSSSLKVSSSPIPTFDLQDGGRKVCPRCDAQFRVTEALRGHMCYCCPEMVEFLKKRKSLESEPNIQSAKPPSPEKTTAVASPPSSTPIPTLSPPAKAPEPNENMVDSSQSKLIMLVDDFYYGRDGGKVSQLLNFPKVPTSFRCPHCTKRLKNNIRFMNHMKHHVELDQQNGEVDVHTICQHCYRQFSTPFQLQCHLENVHSPYESTTKCKICEWAFESEPMFLQHMKDTHKPGEMPYVCQVCQYRSSLYSEVDSHFRMIHEDTRHLLCPYCLKVFKNGNAFQQHFMRHQKKSVYHCNKCRLQFLFAKDKIEHKLQHHKTFRKPKQLEGLKPGTKVTIRASRGQPRTVLVSSNDMPQGTGQETTPLSSSTDPQPIFLYPPVQRNVQKRAVKKMSVLGRQTCLECSFEIPDFPNHFPTYVHCSLCRYSTCCSRAYANHMINNHVPRKSPKYLALFKNYTACGVKLSCSSCLFVTSEGDVMAKHLVFNPSHEFSNIIFQGPSWISHSRHIQPEDRSMKDTCPTYSPSKAATVKTKSVFPGNDDLEPELAPAAYSRPLVCQEEECFNIDAQEDEEPAKEPEPASKKEQLSVKKLRVVLFALCCNTEQAAEHFRNPQRRIRRWLRRFQAFQEENLASLSEGKYLSLEAEEKLAEWVLTQREQQLPVNEETLFQKATKIGRSLEGGFKISYEWAVRFMLRHNLSTHTRRAVAHPLPKDVEDNASCFIEFVQRQIHTQDLPLSMIAAIDEISLFLDVEVLSSDDRKENALQTVGTGEPWCDVVLTILADGSVLPTLVFYRGRVQQPANVPESIMLEAKENGYSDDEVMELWSSRVWQKHTECQNSKGMLVLDCHRTHLSEEVLSLLSASSTLPAVVPAGCSSKIQPLDVCIKRTVKNFLHKKWKEQAKEMADSTCDSDILLQLVLCWLAEALEVIGDSPELVQQSFLVASVLPGPDGTANSPTRNADMQEELIASLEEQLKLSDAQHEEPAAEAQDRSPAEESADPEILHQLFEGESETESFYGFEDADLDLMEI; encoded by the exons ATGGTGACTCAGCCAGTGTTACGACCTGTACAGATCATGCAGAATGCCAACCATGTCACCAATTCACCGGTGACCAGCCAGCCCATCTTCATAACCACCCAG GGGTTTCCCGTGAGGAATGTGCGGCCTGTACAAAACACAATGAACCAGGTTGGAATTGTTCTGAATGTACAGCAAGGGCAAACCGTTAGACCCATCACCCTCGTCCCAG CCCCAGGTACCCAGTTTGTTAAACCAACAGTTGGAGTTCCTCAGGTGTTCTCTCAAATGGCCCAGGTGAGACCAGGTACAACCATGCCGGTCCGACCCACCACCAACACTTTCACTACGGTCATTCCGGCCACGCTAACCATCAGGAGCACTGTACCACAGTCCCAGGCACAACAGCAAAGTAAGTCCACTCCCAGCACCTCCACAACTCCTACTCCAACGCAGCCAACAGCACTGGGACAGTTAACTGTGCAGCAGCCAGGGCAGTCCAGTCAAGCCACTAACCCCAAATTAG TGAGTATCGCAAGCTTTGTGACTGTCAAGAGACCTGGAGTGACTGGTGAGAACAGCAACGAGGTTGCTAAGCTAGTGAATACCGTGAACACCGTTCCCTCGTTAGGGCAGAGCCCTGGCCCGCTGGTGGTTTCCAACAGCAGCCCTGTGCATGGTTCCCAGAGATCTAGTGTTTCAGAGTCgtcgtcatcatcatcattaaAAG tcagttcatctcCTATTCCCACGTTTGATTTGCAAGATGGTGGCAGGAAGGTCTGCCCAAGATGTGATGCTCAGTTCCGAGTCACTGAAGCTTTAAGAGGACATATGTGT tACTGCTGCCCTGAAATGGTTGAATTcctcaagaaaagaaaatctctaGAATCTGAACCAAATATTCAGTCTGCAAAGCCTCCGTCTCCAGAAAAAACTACAGCTGTTGCTTCACCACCCTCTTCTACTCCTATCCCTACACTGTCCCCACCTGCTAAAGCTCCAGAGCCGAATGAAAACATGGTTGACTCATCCCAAAGCAAGCTCATTATGTTAGTAGATGATTTCTACTATGGCAGAGATGGTGGCAAAGTGAGCCAGCTACTGAACTTCCCCAAGGTTCCAACTTCCTTCAGGTGTCCACACTGCACCAAGAGGCTAAAGAACAACATACG ATTCATGAACCACATGAAGCACCACGTTGAACTGGATCAGCAGAATGGAGAGGTGGATGTCCACACCATCTGTCAGCATTGCTACAGACAGTTCTCCACTCCGTTTCAGCTACAGTGTCACTTGGAGAATGTCCACAGCCCCTATGAGTCAACGA CAAAGTGCAAGATTTGCGAATGGGCATTCGAGAGTGAGCCAATGTTCCTGCAGCACATGAAGGACACGCACAAGCCGGGGGAGATGCCCTATGTTTGCCAG GTCTGTCAGTATCGTTCATCGCTCTATTCTGAGGTGGACAGCCATTTCCGAATGATCCACGAAGACACGCGGCACCTGCTCTGTCCTTACTGTCTCAAAGTCTTTAAGAACGGCAACGCTTTCCAGCAGCACTTCATGAGGCATCAG AAGAAGAGTGTTTATCACTGCAACAAGTGTAGACTGCAGTTCCTATTTGCCAAGGATAAAATTGAACACAAGCTGCAGCACCACAAAACTTTCCGAAAGCCCAAACAATTAGAAGGATTGAAACCTGGAACCAAG GTTACAAtcagggcatctagaggacagcCACGGACGGTGCTGGTGTCTTCAAATGACATGCCGCAGGGCACGGGGCAGGAAACCACTCCGCTGTCATCTTCTACCGATCCCCAGCCCATCTTCCTGTATCCGCCTGTCCAGAGGAATGTCCAGAAGAGAGCGGTCAAAAAAAT GAGTGTCTTGGGCAGGCAGACGTGTCTGGAGTGCAGCTTCGAAATCCCCGACTTCCCCAACCACTTTCCCACCTACGTGCACTGTTCGCTGTGTCGCTACAGCACGTGCTGCTCCAGAGCTTACGCCAACCACATGATCAA CAACCATGTTCCTCGGAAGAGTCCCAAATACTTGGCTTTGTTTAAAAACTATACTGCCTG tgGTGTGAAGCTGTCCTGTTCCTCTTGCCTCTTTGTAACGTCTGAGGGTGATGTGATGGCCAAACATCTGGTCTTCAATCCGTCACACGAGTTTAGTAACATTATTTTCCAAG GGCCTTCTTGGATATCACATTCCAG GCACATTCAGCCCGAGGACAGAAGCATGAAGGACACGTGCCCCACCTATTCCCCAAGCAAAGCTGCTACTGTGAAAACAAAGTCTGTGTTTCCCGGGAACGACGACCTGGAGCCTGAGCTGGCACCGGCAGCCTACAGCCGGCCGCTGGTCTGCCAGGAGGAAGAGTGCTTCAACATTGATGCGCAGGAAGACGAGGAGCCAGCAAAGGAGCCCGAGCCTGCCAGCAAAAAGGAGCAGCTGTCGGTGAAAAAGCTGCGAGTTGTACTGTTCGCTTTGTGCTGCAACacggagcaggcagcagagcacttCCGAAATCCTCAGAGGCGGATCAGGCGCTGGCTGCGAAGGTTCCAAGCTTTCCAAGAAGAGAACTTGGCATCCCTGTCCGAGGGCAAGTACCTCAGCCTGGAGGCTGAAGAGAAGCTAGCGGAGTGGGTCCTCACGcagagagagcagcagctgcccgtgAACGAGGAGACCCTCTTCCAGAAAGCCACCAAGATTGGCCGGTCCCTTGAAGGTGGCTTCAAGATCTCCTACGAGTGGGCGGTGAGGTTCATGCTGCGGCACAACCTCAGCACGCATACGCGAAGGGCGGTGGCTCACCCTCTCCCCAAAGACGTAGAGGACAACGCCAGTTGCTTCATCGAGTTCGTGCAGCGGCAGATCCACACCCAAGACCTGCCTCTCTCCATGATCGCGGCCATCGATGAGATCTCGCTCTTCCTCGACGTGGAGGTGCTGAGCAGCGATGACAGGAAGGAGAACGCTCTGCAGACGGTGGGAACGGGGGAGCCCTGGTGCGACGTCGTCCTCACGATCCTCGCCGACGGAAGCGTTCTCCCGACGCTGGTCTTCTACAGGGGTCGTGTACAGCAGCCCGCCAACGTGCCGGAATCTATCATGCTGGAAGCGAAGGAGAACGGGTACAGCGACGACGAAGTCATGGAGCTGTGGTCGTCCCGAGTGTGGCAGAAGCACACGGAGTGCCAGAACAGCAAGGGCATGCTGGTGCTGGATTGTCACCGAACACACCTCTCGGAGGAGGTACTTTCCTTGCTGAGTGCGTCCAGCACTCTGCCGGCTGTggtccctgctggctgcagctccaaAATCCAGCCCCTGGATGTTTGTATAAAAAGGactgtgaaaaatttcttgcATAAAAAGTGGAAAGAGCAGGCCAAGGAAATGGCGGACTCCACGTGCGACTCGGacattcttctccagctggttTTGTGCTGGCTGGCAGAGGCCCTGGAGGTCATCGGTGACTCTCCTGAACTGGTGCAGCAGTCCTTCCTGGTGGCCAGCGTGCTGCCCGGCCCGGACGGCACGGCCAACTCGCCCACGCGCAACGCCGACATGCAGGAGGAGCTGATTGCCTCtctggaggagcagctgaagctgaGCGACGCGCAGCACGAGGAGCCGGCGGCCGAGGCCCAGGATCGGAGCCCGGCCGAGGAGTCCGCAGACCCCGAAATCCTCCATCAGCTCTTCGAAGGGGAGAGTGAGACTGAATCGTTTTACGGCTTCGAAGACGCGGATTTGGATCTGATGGAAATCTGA